Proteins from one Planctomyces sp. SH-PL62 genomic window:
- the lepB gene encoding signal peptidase I, translating into MDATPSIQEPADVGEAATAGVARQTVDLLVALCLGVLLFRTFSAEAYVVPTGSMAPTLLGHHRELTCANCQFPFDVGLDEEAPPARPVCPNCGRAGSDAQPVVACNGDRVLVQKFLYDFRAPGRWEVAVFHFPGDPSQAYVKRVVGLPGESIRIAGGDVWVDGVVARKSLQDVRAMRILVHDSRYVPADSDRYPRWSFRRGTTARPEPTGWTQGPDGFRRAATEPEGDAEDWLTYRNWDPALDRYAPIRDFYGYNGGDSRSDNAVRDVGLEARVALGPGVESLAVSLRSGGDRFVVRIPTRPEEPVEVVRNGARRKVFILGNPLASDGGAETTHTLEASLFDDRLMVAVDGSLLFEPLDYDDPDDGPGNDESPIALGVRGGTLHVPEVRIFRDVHYTSSLGAAHRRPHAVLDAYRLGEGEYFVLGDNSPISNDSRFWAEGPVVPRSLFLGKPFLVHLPGKLVALEVMGRSFYWIPDPRRIRYIH; encoded by the coding sequence ATGGACGCGACGCCCTCGATCCAGGAGCCGGCCGACGTCGGAGAGGCCGCGACGGCCGGGGTGGCGCGGCAGACCGTGGACCTCCTGGTCGCGCTCTGCCTGGGCGTGCTCCTCTTCCGCACCTTCTCCGCCGAGGCCTACGTCGTCCCGACCGGGTCGATGGCGCCGACGCTCCTGGGCCACCATCGCGAGCTGACCTGCGCCAACTGCCAGTTCCCGTTCGACGTCGGGCTGGACGAGGAGGCCCCGCCGGCCCGCCCCGTCTGCCCCAACTGCGGCCGCGCCGGGTCCGACGCCCAGCCGGTCGTCGCCTGCAACGGCGACCGCGTCCTCGTCCAGAAGTTCCTCTACGACTTCCGCGCCCCGGGACGCTGGGAGGTGGCGGTCTTCCACTTCCCCGGCGATCCCTCGCAGGCGTACGTCAAGCGAGTGGTGGGCCTCCCCGGCGAGTCGATCCGGATCGCCGGCGGGGACGTCTGGGTCGACGGGGTGGTCGCGCGCAAGAGCCTCCAGGACGTCCGCGCGATGCGGATCCTCGTCCACGACAGCCGCTACGTCCCGGCCGATTCCGATCGCTATCCCCGCTGGTCGTTCCGCCGGGGGACGACGGCCCGGCCCGAGCCCACCGGCTGGACCCAGGGACCCGACGGCTTCCGCCGCGCGGCGACCGAACCGGAAGGGGATGCCGAGGACTGGCTGACCTACCGCAACTGGGATCCCGCGCTCGACCGCTACGCCCCGATCCGCGACTTCTACGGCTACAACGGCGGCGACTCCCGATCGGACAACGCCGTGAGGGACGTGGGCCTGGAGGCCCGCGTGGCCCTCGGACCGGGCGTCGAATCGCTGGCGGTCAGCCTTCGGTCCGGCGGCGACCGCTTCGTGGTCAGGATCCCGACCCGCCCCGAGGAGCCCGTCGAGGTCGTCCGCAACGGCGCGCGACGGAAGGTCTTCATCCTGGGCAATCCGCTGGCCTCCGACGGCGGCGCCGAGACGACCCACACCCTCGAAGCTTCGCTTTTCGACGACCGGCTGATGGTCGCCGTCGACGGATCGCTCCTGTTCGAGCCGCTCGACTACGACGACCCCGACGACGGCCCCGGAAACGACGAATCCCCCATCGCGCTGGGAGTCCGAGGGGGGACGCTCCACGTCCCCGAGGTTCGGATCTTCCGCGACGTCCACTACACCAGCTCCCTGGGGGCGGCGCACCGCCGGCCGCACGCGGTGCTCGACGCCTACCGGCTCGGCGAGGGGGAATACTTCGTGCTGGGAGACAACAGCCCGATTTCCAACGACTCGCGGTTCTGGGCCGAGGGGCCCGTCGTCCCTCGCTCCCTGTTCCTGGGGAAGCCGTTCCTGGTCCACCTCCCCGGCAAGCTCGTGGCCCTGGAGGTCATGGGGCGGTCGTTTTACTGGATTCCCGATCCCAGGCGAATTCGTTACATTCACTAA